Proteins encoded in a region of the Chryseobacterium piperi genome:
- a CDS encoding Tex family protein, translated as MTTVEFIQKQLNISEKSINNTLQLLSEDCTIPFISRYRKDFTGNLDEIQIEQIAKISKQFDEIVKRKETILKSIEEQNALTPELKHRIEESFDLQELEDLYLPFKKRKKTKADAAKEKGLEPLAKIIMSQKSNDLSFLASKYVNDQVSSEDEALQGARDIMAEWINENMYVRKNLRRLFQRKAVISSKVVKAKKEEEGAQKYSQYFEWDESLNRTPSHRLLAMLRAEAEGFVKVSVDIDKGEAVEFIENAVIKSNNDSSEQIALAIKDSYKRLLEPAISNETLQEAKEKADKKAIEIFSENLSQLLLAPPLGEKRILAIDPGYKSGCKIVCLDEKGDLLHNETIYPHAPQNETGMAMKKIRSMVNAYNIEAISIGNGTASRETEFFIKKIAFDKPLQVFVVSEAGASVYSASKIAREEFPSYDVTVRGAVSIGRRLADPLAELVKIDAKSIGVGQYQHDVDQTQLKNELDSTVMKCVNSVGINLNTASKSLLSYVSGIGEKMAENIVNYRAENGAFEDRKQLKKVPRLGEKAFQQAAAFIRITNGKNSLDNSAVHPEAYGIVEKMAKDLGIKSNELIANKEKIALIQPEKYITDEIGILGIRDILKELEKPGLDPRKAAKVFEFDPKVKSVKDLRVGMILPGIVNNITAFGCFVDLGIKESGLVHISQLKDGFVSDVNEVVKLHQHVQVKVTEVDEVRKRIQLSMIL; from the coding sequence ATGACGACCGTAGAATTTATACAGAAGCAGCTCAATATTTCTGAAAAGAGCATCAATAATACCCTTCAATTATTATCTGAAGATTGTACCATTCCTTTTATATCCCGCTATCGGAAAGATTTCACCGGAAACCTGGACGAAATACAAATCGAGCAGATTGCCAAAATCAGTAAGCAGTTTGATGAAATAGTAAAAAGAAAGGAAACTATTCTAAAATCAATTGAAGAACAAAATGCTTTAACACCTGAGCTAAAGCATAGGATCGAAGAAAGTTTCGATCTGCAGGAGCTTGAAGATTTATATTTACCCTTTAAAAAGCGTAAAAAGACCAAGGCAGATGCTGCAAAAGAAAAAGGATTGGAACCACTGGCAAAAATCATTATGAGTCAGAAAAGCAATGACCTATCCTTTCTTGCTTCAAAATATGTAAATGATCAGGTTTCTTCTGAAGACGAAGCGCTTCAGGGTGCCCGGGATATTATGGCCGAATGGATTAATGAAAATATGTATGTCCGTAAAAACCTTCGTCGACTATTTCAGCGTAAGGCTGTCATTTCTTCTAAAGTTGTAAAAGCCAAAAAAGAGGAAGAAGGAGCTCAAAAGTACTCCCAGTATTTTGAATGGGATGAAAGTCTCAACAGAACACCTTCTCACAGGCTTTTAGCCATGTTAAGAGCAGAAGCTGAAGGTTTTGTAAAAGTTAGCGTAGATATTGACAAAGGAGAAGCTGTAGAGTTTATAGAAAATGCTGTAATCAAATCCAATAATGACAGTTCTGAGCAAATCGCGTTAGCTATAAAGGATAGTTACAAAAGATTACTGGAGCCTGCCATTTCTAACGAAACATTACAGGAAGCTAAAGAAAAAGCAGATAAAAAGGCAATTGAAATTTTCTCTGAAAATTTAAGCCAGCTATTACTGGCTCCGCCATTGGGTGAAAAAAGAATTTTAGCCATCGATCCCGGATATAAAAGCGGATGTAAAATTGTATGCTTAGATGAAAAAGGAGATCTGCTCCATAACGAAACCATCTACCCTCATGCTCCGCAAAACGAAACAGGAATGGCGATGAAAAAAATCCGTTCTATGGTTAATGCTTACAATATTGAAGCAATTTCTATCGGAAATGGAACAGCGAGCCGTGAAACGGAATTCTTCATCAAAAAAATTGCTTTTGACAAGCCTTTACAGGTTTTCGTGGTTTCCGAAGCAGGTGCTTCCGTCTATTCTGCAAGCAAAATTGCAAGAGAAGAATTTCCGAGTTATGATGTCACAGTTCGAGGAGCTGTTTCCATTGGAAGAAGATTAGCAGATCCATTGGCAGAATTGGTTAAAATTGACGCTAAATCTATTGGTGTCGGACAGTATCAGCATGATGTAGACCAGACCCAGCTAAAAAATGAATTGGATTCGACCGTTATGAAGTGTGTCAACTCAGTAGGAATCAATCTTAATACAGCCAGCAAATCACTCCTGAGCTATGTTTCAGGAATTGGTGAGAAGATGGCAGAAAACATTGTTAATTACCGTGCTGAAAATGGAGCTTTTGAAGACCGAAAACAATTGAAAAAAGTACCTAGATTAGGTGAAAAAGCTTTTCAGCAGGCAGCAGCATTTATAAGAATTACTAATGGAAAAAATTCATTGGACAATTCTGCTGTACATCCGGAAGCTTACGGCATTGTAGAGAAAATGGCAAAAGACTTAGGAATTAAATCCAATGAGTTAATTGCTAATAAAGAAAAAATCGCTTTAATTCAACCTGAGAAATATATAACAGACGAAATTGGTATTCTGGGGATCAGGGATATTTTAAAGGAACTTGAGAAGCCAGGATTGGATCCTAGAAAAGCTGCTAAAGTTTTTGAATTTGATCCTAAAGTAAAAAGTGTAAAAGATCTGAGAGTAGGTATGATTCTCCCAGGAATTGTCAATAATATTACAGCATTCGGATGTTTCGTTGATCTCGGAATTAAGGAAAGCGGATTAGTACATATCTCACAGCTAAAAGATGGCTTTGTCTCCGATGTAAATGAGGTGGTGAAATTACATCAGCATGTTCAGGTAAAAGTGACAGAAGTGGACGAGGTAAGAAAAAGAATTCAACTTAGTATGATCTTGTAA
- a CDS encoding YceI family protein encodes MKKISVIALVAVGLLVASCNKEKTAETAVSGQEQTVAESIGEVLSIDTVASVVNWKAFHKGGFAPRWGTLHIKSGDLSVAGNQISAGNFVIDMTSIKVDPASVTEKDKKPEDLEAHLKNPDFFNVEKNPVSDFKITSVSDLKETPKDAVTGANKTVSGNLTLLGKTMNVTFPAKIDATDNSASIQAKFTVNRADWGIKFGTSEADPAEWMVSKDIEITVDVTAKK; translated from the coding sequence ATGAAAAAAATTAGTGTTATCGCGTTAGTAGCTGTAGGATTGTTAGTAGCATCTTGTAATAAAGAAAAAACGGCAGAAACAGCTGTTTCCGGTCAGGAGCAGACTGTAGCAGAGAGCATTGGAGAAGTATTGTCTATAGATACAGTAGCTTCAGTTGTTAACTGGAAGGCTTTTCACAAAGGAGGTTTTGCACCTCGTTGGGGAACGCTTCATATAAAATCTGGCGACTTAAGCGTTGCAGGGAATCAGATTTCTGCAGGAAATTTTGTGATTGATATGACATCGATCAAAGTTGATCCTGCTTCAGTAACGGAAAAAGATAAAAAACCGGAAGATCTGGAAGCTCACTTGAAAAATCCTGATTTCTTTAATGTAGAAAAAAATCCGGTTTCTGATTTCAAAATTACAAGTGTGTCGGATTTAAAAGAAACACCTAAGGATGCTGTTACAGGAGCTAATAAAACAGTAAGTGGAAATCTTACTTTATTAGGGAAAACAATGAATGTAACCTTTCCTGCTAAAATAGATGCAACAGATAATTCAGCTTCTATTCAGGCTAAATTTACTGTAAACAGAGCAGACTGGGGAATCAAATTTGGAACTTCAGAAGCTGATCCTGCTGAATGGATGGTGAGTAAAGACATCGAAATTACTGTAGATGTAACAGCTAAAAAATAA
- a CDS encoding histone H1 — MKELIEKINAEFEAFTTEANQQAEKGNKAAGTRARKSALELSKLFKDFRKVSVEESKK, encoded by the coding sequence ATGAAAGAACTAATTGAAAAAATCAACGCGGAATTTGAAGCATTCACAACTGAAGCTAACCAACAAGCAGAAAAAGGAAACAAAGCAGCGGGTACAAGAGCTCGTAAATCAGCTTTAGAACTTAGCAAATTGTTCAAAGACTTCAGAAAAGTTTCTGTTGAAGAATCAAAAAAATAA
- a CDS encoding DUF6705 family protein has translation MKNITLILSLIITFISCKAQQVLPLNTFMDNITQNAYVKDLNNELNPYIGTYKANFEGNQITLYITKEEKKPTKNLNKNYYKDILNVKFIIKNSAGITLQDTKNNSSQINTIYSMNTNSIRNIVSLSYSGTNCGVGWGKINLKKINSTQLSWEYRPNSRVIDKARCPGNPDLTVYIPESQNLIFTKQ, from the coding sequence ATGAAAAATATAACCTTAATACTAAGCTTAATCATCACTTTTATTTCTTGTAAAGCGCAACAAGTACTTCCTTTGAATACTTTCATGGATAATATTACACAGAATGCATATGTAAAAGATTTAAATAATGAATTAAACCCTTATATAGGAACTTATAAAGCTAATTTTGAAGGAAATCAAATTACGCTTTATATTACTAAAGAGGAAAAAAAGCCTACAAAGAATTTAAATAAAAATTATTATAAAGATATTTTAAATGTAAAATTTATTATAAAGAATTCTGCAGGAATAACTCTTCAAGATACAAAAAACAATAGTTCTCAGATAAATACTATATATAGTATGAACACAAATTCTATTAGAAATATTGTCTCTTTAAGTTATTCTGGTACCAACTGTGGTGTAGGCTGGGGAAAAATCAATTTAAAAAAGATTAATTCTACCCAGCTCTCGTGGGAGTACCGTCCTAATAGTAGAGTAATTGATAAAGCAAGATGTCCGGGTAATCCAGATTTAACGGTTTATATTCCTGAATCACAAAACCTCATATTTACTAAACAATAA
- a CDS encoding DUF6705 family protein, producing MKNITLILSLIITFTSCKAQQILPLNSFSMDLPNNAYLKDLNNELNPYIGTYTANFEGNQITLYITKKEKKLEKSSKVNYYMDALIVKYLIKNNSGTILQDTRNNNTEINSLYSIGTKPQFNQVVLSYYGTNCGVGWGKVNLKKINSTQLSWDYRPNSRVIDKARCPGNPDLTVYIPESQNLIFTKQ from the coding sequence GTGAAAAATATAACCTTAATACTAAGCTTAATTATCACTTTTACATCTTGTAAAGCACAACAAATTCTTCCTTTAAATTCTTTTAGTATGGATTTACCTAATAATGCCTATCTTAAAGATTTAAATAATGAATTAAACCCTTATATAGGAACGTATACTGCTAATTTTGAAGGAAATCAAATTACTTTATACATTACTAAAAAAGAAAAAAAATTAGAAAAAAGCTCTAAAGTAAATTATTATATGGATGCTTTAATAGTAAAGTATTTGATTAAGAATAATTCAGGAACTATTCTTCAGGATACCAGAAATAATAATACAGAAATTAATAGTTTATACAGTATAGGTACTAAACCTCAATTTAATCAGGTCGTTTTAAGCTATTATGGCACCAATTGTGGTGTAGGCTGGGGGAAAGTTAATTTAAAAAAAATTAATTCTACTCAGTTGTCTTGGGACTACCGCCCTAATAGTAGAGTAATTGATAAAGCAAGATGTCCGGGTAATCCAGATTTAACGGTTTATATTCCTGAATCACAAAATCTAATATTCACAAAACAATAA
- a CDS encoding type 1 glutamine amidotransferase domain-containing protein, translating into MSKKIAILATNGFEESELQSPKEYLEQQGWTAHIVSPESGTIKAWAEKDWGKDYQVDKSLNEVNASEYDALVLPGGVINPDHLRTNEKALSFVRDFFQQHKPVAAICHGPQVLINAGVVEGRNMTSVNSISEDLKNAGARWEDREVIVDQGLVTSRTPKDLPAFNAKMVEEIKEGKHQEQTL; encoded by the coding sequence ATGTCGAAAAAAATTGCAATTCTTGCCACCAACGGTTTTGAAGAAAGTGAATTACAATCTCCAAAAGAATATCTGGAACAACAAGGATGGACTGCGCATATCGTCAGTCCTGAATCCGGTACTATTAAGGCTTGGGCAGAAAAAGATTGGGGAAAGGACTATCAAGTAGATAAATCCCTGAATGAAGTGAACGCTTCGGAATATGATGCGCTGGTACTGCCTGGAGGAGTTATTAATCCAGATCATTTAAGAACGAATGAAAAAGCATTATCATTTGTGAGAGATTTTTTCCAGCAACATAAGCCTGTAGCCGCTATTTGTCATGGTCCTCAGGTTTTAATTAATGCAGGAGTAGTAGAGGGGAGAAATATGACTTCAGTAAACTCCATTAGTGAGGATTTGAAAAATGCAGGAGCAAGATGGGAAGATCGTGAAGTTATTGTAGATCAAGGGTTGGTAACCAGCAGGACTCCTAAAGATTTACCGGCTTTTAATGCCAAGATGGTAGAGGAAATAAAAGAAGGAAAGCATCAAGAGCAAACCTTATAA
- a CDS encoding DUF1294 domain-containing protein: MCYYLFLINILTLICFGYDKFLAKNYKKRISENRLLIFSFIGGTIGAFLGIVIFRHKISKKAFLLKLGIVTRVQVILIYFFRKYF; this comes from the coding sequence ATGTGTTATTACTTGTTTTTAATCAATATATTGACATTAATCTGTTTCGGATATGATAAGTTTTTAGCGAAAAATTATAAAAAGCGAATATCAGAAAACAGGCTGTTGATATTCAGTTTTATAGGTGGAACTATAGGAGCTTTTTTAGGAATTGTCATTTTCAGACATAAGATATCGAAAAAGGCTTTTTTGCTGAAATTGGGAATCGTGACCAGGGTTCAAGTGATACTCATTTACTTTTTTAGAAAATATTTTTAA
- the typA gene encoding translational GTPase TypA, which translates to MQNIRNIAIIAHVDHGKTTLVDKIIHATNIFRENQESGELIMDNNDLERERGITILSKNISVTYKDVKINVIDTPGHADFGGEVERVLKMADGVILLVDAFEGPMPQTRFVLQKALELGLRPLVVINKVDKPNCRPDEVHDQVFDLFFNLEATEEQLDFPTFYGSSKQGWFNTSLEQTEDIFPLLDGILEYVPEPKVSEGNLQMQIVSLDYSSFLGRIAIGKVIRGEIKESQWIGLAQADGKIVKGKVKELYIFEGLGKKKVSEVKAGDICAVVGFDAFQIGDSFVDMENPEPLPRTAIDEPTLNMTFSINNSPFFGKDGKYVTSNHLKERLTKELEKNLALRVQQTDDANTFLVFGRGILHLSVLIETMRREGYEMTIGQPQVILREIDGEKCEPYESLVVDVPEEYASRVIDLATQRKGDLHIMETKGEMQHMEFEIPSRGLIGLRSQMLTATAGEAIMAHRFTEYKPFKGAIPGRNNGVLISKTQGPATEYSIAKLQDRGKFFVDPGEEIYAGMIIGEQNKPGDLVVNIVEAKQLNNMRASGKDKDTGVAPKILFSLEECMEYIQSDEAIEVTPNFIRMRKKVLSEEERKRMERSGKA; encoded by the coding sequence ATGCAAAACATTAGAAATATTGCGATTATCGCACACGTTGACCACGGAAAGACGACTTTGGTTGACAAGATTATTCATGCTACAAACATTTTCAGAGAAAATCAGGAAAGTGGAGAATTAATAATGGATAATAACGATCTTGAAAGAGAAAGAGGGATTACCATTTTATCTAAAAATATTTCTGTTACTTATAAAGACGTTAAAATTAACGTAATTGATACTCCTGGTCACGCCGATTTTGGTGGTGAGGTAGAGAGAGTTCTTAAAATGGCAGATGGTGTAATTTTGTTAGTAGATGCTTTCGAAGGTCCAATGCCACAAACCAGATTCGTATTGCAAAAAGCTTTAGAATTAGGTTTAAGACCATTAGTGGTTATTAATAAAGTAGATAAACCAAACTGTCGTCCTGACGAAGTTCATGACCAGGTATTTGATTTATTCTTTAACCTGGAAGCGACTGAAGAGCAATTGGATTTCCCAACGTTCTACGGTTCTTCTAAACAAGGTTGGTTCAATACTTCTTTGGAGCAGACTGAAGATATTTTCCCATTATTGGATGGTATTTTAGAATATGTTCCTGAGCCGAAAGTATCAGAAGGAAACTTACAGATGCAGATTGTTTCTTTAGATTACTCTTCATTCTTAGGAAGAATAGCTATTGGAAAAGTAATAAGAGGAGAGATTAAAGAATCTCAGTGGATCGGTTTAGCACAGGCAGACGGTAAAATTGTAAAAGGAAAAGTAAAAGAACTTTACATTTTTGAAGGTTTAGGAAAGAAAAAAGTAAGTGAAGTAAAAGCTGGAGATATCTGTGCTGTTGTAGGCTTCGATGCTTTCCAGATTGGTGATTCTTTCGTAGATATGGAGAATCCTGAACCATTACCTAGAACTGCAATTGATGAGCCTACGTTGAACATGACGTTCTCAATTAACAATTCACCTTTCTTCGGAAAAGATGGTAAATATGTAACTTCTAACCACCTGAAAGAAAGATTAACAAAAGAATTAGAGAAAAACTTAGCATTAAGAGTTCAGCAGACTGATGATGCCAACACTTTCTTAGTATTCGGTAGAGGTATTCTTCACTTGTCAGTTTTAATTGAAACAATGAGAAGAGAAGGGTATGAAATGACAATTGGTCAGCCACAGGTTATCCTGAGAGAAATCGATGGAGAGAAATGTGAGCCTTATGAATCTTTAGTGGTTGATGTTCCTGAAGAGTATGCTTCAAGAGTAATCGATTTAGCTACTCAAAGAAAAGGGGACCTTCATATTATGGAAACTAAAGGTGAGATGCAGCATATGGAATTCGAAATTCCTTCAAGAGGTTTGATCGGATTGCGTTCTCAAATGTTAACAGCTACTGCTGGTGAAGCTATTATGGCACACCGTTTCACAGAATACAAGCCTTTCAAAGGTGCAATTCCTGGAAGAAATAACGGGGTATTGATCAGCAAGACTCAAGGACCAGCTACAGAATATTCAATTGCTAAACTACAGGATAGAGGTAAATTCTTCGTTGATCCGGGTGAGGAAATCTATGCAGGTATGATCATTGGTGAGCAAAACAAGCCAGGAGATCTAGTTGTAAATATCGTGGAAGCAAAGCAGTTGAACAACATGAGAGCTTCTGGAAAAGATAAAGATACTGGTGTTGCTCCAAAAATCTTATTCTCATTGGAAGAATGTATGGAATATATTCAAAGTGATGAAGCAATTGAAGTAACTCCAAACTTCATCAGAATGAGAAAGAAAGTTCTTTCTGAAGAAGAAAGAAAAAGAATGGAAAGATCAGGAAAAGCTTAA
- a CDS encoding IS1182 family transposase, whose translation MLSTSKVVFKDYTPKENLLFPPNLSELIDERHPVKIVSNIIDGLDIKSLIKTYKPGGTSCYHPKMLLKVLIYGYLSNIYSSRKMEQALKENIHFMWLSAMSRPDHNTLNRFRSERLKGEIKAIFTQIVLLLEKEGLVSLKTTFVDGTKIEANANRYTFVWGRAVKKHKERIAEQLEELWNYAETVAKDELENTESIDFKEVDSEKVTQTIEKINEVLKDKKVASKVRQKLNYAKKNWADNLEKYKKQQELLEDRNYYSKTDTDATFMRMKEDHMRNGQLKPAYNLQISTHRQFILHYSIHPNPTDTKTLATHLLGFEESYHKAPKELVADAGYGSEENYNLLKSKKIKAYVKYNYFRKDQKSGQITTSQNNPKLAKIREKVFKLLNTSKGIKLRKQRSHDVEPVFAELKHNKNFKRFMLRGKNKVEVEIGILAIAHNLKKMSKAA comes from the coding sequence GTGTTAAGTACGTCAAAAGTAGTCTTTAAAGATTACACCCCCAAAGAAAATCTGCTTTTTCCTCCCAATTTATCGGAGTTGATTGATGAGCGACATCCTGTGAAAATTGTTTCAAACATTATTGATGGCTTGGATATCAAAAGCTTAATTAAAACCTACAAACCTGGCGGAACATCTTGCTACCACCCGAAAATGCTTTTGAAAGTTTTGATTTATGGCTATTTAAGCAATATCTATTCAAGCCGCAAAATGGAGCAGGCCTTGAAAGAAAACATCCATTTTATGTGGCTCTCTGCAATGAGCCGTCCCGATCATAACACCTTAAACAGGTTCCGTAGTGAACGATTGAAAGGTGAGATTAAAGCTATTTTCACACAAATTGTTCTTCTTTTGGAAAAGGAAGGTTTGGTAAGTCTGAAAACCACTTTTGTAGATGGCACCAAGATAGAAGCCAATGCCAATCGCTATACTTTTGTTTGGGGAAGAGCTGTCAAAAAACACAAAGAAAGGATTGCAGAGCAATTAGAAGAGCTTTGGAACTATGCAGAAACAGTTGCCAAAGACGAGCTTGAAAATACAGAAAGTATTGATTTTAAAGAAGTAGATTCTGAAAAAGTAACTCAAACCATCGAAAAGATCAATGAAGTTTTGAAAGATAAAAAAGTAGCTTCAAAAGTTCGTCAGAAACTGAATTATGCTAAGAAAAACTGGGCAGATAATTTAGAGAAATATAAAAAACAGCAAGAATTATTAGAAGATAGAAATTACTATTCCAAAACCGATACAGACGCTACTTTTATGCGAATGAAGGAGGATCATATGCGAAACGGACAACTAAAACCCGCTTACAATCTACAAATTTCTACCCATAGACAATTCATTTTACATTATTCAATTCATCCCAACCCAACAGACACCAAAACATTAGCGACTCATTTACTGGGTTTTGAAGAAAGCTATCATAAAGCTCCCAAAGAGCTTGTTGCTGATGCTGGTTATGGCTCAGAAGAAAATTACAACTTGTTAAAATCTAAGAAAATAAAAGCTTATGTTAAATATAATTACTTCAGAAAAGATCAGAAATCGGGACAAATAACCACTTCACAAAACAATCCTAAATTGGCAAAAATCAGAGAAAAGGTTTTCAAACTTCTTAATACCAGCAAGGGCATCAAACTCAGAAAACAAAGATCCCATGATGTTGAACCTGTTTTTGCAGAGCTCAAACACAACAAAAATTTTAAACGATTCATGCTTCGGGGAAAAAATAAAGTCGAGGTAGAAATCGGCATACTCGCAATTGCCCACAATCTAAAGAAAATGTCAAAAGCAGCCTAA
- a CDS encoding RDD family protein, with translation MKISEIKERKIINRPTPYFDELGYRIYHAYEYYLPYNPTYKGNETERLFAKWIDMLPFCLLFYFLFHKMVFISIVLSIPCVLILGTITEFYRGTTLGKKIFKIKVLDDYGNYPRFLKSLQRNVLCLANFSPVFSEYTTRTIAMGRRTGTRMNFSMHMNNTICKTYIVKENKIPEIKELLKYQGNQNLIDRISK, from the coding sequence TTGAAAATATCAGAAATTAAGGAAAGAAAAATCATTAACAGACCTACTCCATATTTTGATGAGTTGGGCTATAGAATATATCATGCTTATGAATATTATCTTCCTTATAATCCTACTTACAAAGGAAATGAGACAGAAAGGCTTTTTGCAAAATGGATAGATATGCTCCCCTTCTGTTTACTCTTTTATTTTCTATTTCATAAAATGGTTTTTATAAGCATTGTACTTTCTATTCCGTGCGTTTTGATTTTAGGAACAATTACCGAGTTCTATCGGGGAACGACTTTAGGGAAAAAGATATTCAAAATTAAAGTCCTCGACGATTATGGAAATTACCCTCGCTTTTTAAAATCATTACAAAGAAATGTTTTATGTCTTGCCAACTTCTCTCCTGTTTTTTCAGAATATACCACTAGAACTATTGCAATGGGAAGACGAACAGGTACACGAATGAATTTCAGCATGCACATGAACAATACAATCTGTAAGACTTATATCGTAAAAGAGAATAAAATCCCAGAAATCAAAGAACTTCTGAAATACCAGGGAAATCAAAATCTAATTGATCGTATTTCAAAATAA
- a CDS encoding M20/M25/M40 family metallo-hydrolase, with product MKIKTFFAMPVVVLAAQFSWAQGPVKSQEQLNPVVANFVNEVNTNSQLENMASELLDGVGPRLVGTPEMLAANEWTANTLRSWGVEANLQQFGTWKGWQRGITHVDMVYPRVKSLSATQLAWSPATKKAIEAEVVILPKVSSKAEFDRWLPSVKGKIVLMAQYQKIGRSDEQIKEFATPELYEKLKAEKEQASKDFRDYVKNIGYDNNTLPEALEKAGAAGIAISNWTGIMGANRIFGAKTSKIPMFDIDVEDYGMLFRMAEKGKKPKIKVEAQSKILPDTKTFNTIGMIKGKEKPNEYVVLSAHLDSWDGAQGATDNGTGVLTMLETMRVLKKYYPNNKRTIIIGLWGSEEQGLNGSRGFVADNPEIMKGIQAVFNQDNGTGRVVNISGQGFVKSYDYIGKWLSAAPKMVRDNIKTDFPGMPGGGGSDHASFVAAGIPGFSLGSLNWGYFGYTWHTTKDTYDKIVFDEVKNNVILTATLAYMASEDPEFTNRERRVMPQDDKGETIKWPEAKQPKRNSKDYK from the coding sequence ATGAAGATAAAGACTTTTTTTGCAATGCCGGTTGTGGTATTGGCAGCACAGTTTTCATGGGCTCAGGGACCTGTGAAATCACAAGAACAACTCAATCCTGTTGTCGCCAATTTTGTTAATGAAGTGAATACCAATTCTCAATTGGAAAACATGGCATCCGAACTTCTTGATGGGGTCGGACCTCGATTGGTAGGGACTCCTGAAATGTTAGCCGCTAATGAATGGACTGCAAATACACTTCGTTCATGGGGAGTAGAAGCCAACCTTCAGCAGTTTGGAACCTGGAAAGGATGGCAAAGGGGAATTACGCATGTAGATATGGTTTATCCACGTGTAAAATCATTATCAGCAACACAGTTGGCCTGGAGTCCGGCCACTAAAAAAGCTATAGAAGCGGAAGTAGTTATTCTTCCAAAAGTTTCTTCCAAAGCTGAATTTGATCGATGGTTACCTTCCGTAAAAGGAAAAATCGTATTGATGGCCCAATATCAGAAAATTGGACGTTCTGATGAGCAGATCAAAGAGTTTGCAACCCCGGAGCTTTATGAAAAGTTAAAAGCTGAAAAAGAGCAGGCATCCAAAGATTTTCGTGATTATGTAAAGAATATAGGGTATGATAACAATACACTTCCTGAAGCTTTAGAAAAAGCAGGGGCGGCAGGAATTGCCATTTCCAATTGGACAGGCATTATGGGAGCTAACAGGATTTTTGGAGCTAAAACAAGTAAAATCCCCATGTTTGATATCGATGTAGAAGATTACGGTATGCTTTTCAGAATGGCTGAAAAAGGGAAGAAGCCTAAAATTAAAGTAGAAGCACAATCCAAAATACTTCCTGATACTAAAACATTCAATACCATAGGAATGATTAAAGGGAAAGAAAAGCCCAATGAATATGTGGTTCTTTCTGCACACCTTGATTCGTGGGATGGAGCTCAGGGAGCCACAGATAACGGAACGGGAGTTTTGACCATGCTCGAAACGATGAGAGTCCTTAAAAAATATTACCCCAATAACAAAAGAACCATTATTATCGGACTTTGGGGAAGTGAAGAGCAGGGCTTGAACGGCTCAAGAGGGTTTGTGGCAGATAATCCTGAAATTATGAAAGGAATTCAGGCGGTATTTAATCAGGATAATGGGACTGGTCGGGTGGTCAATATCAGTGGACAGGGGTTTGTGAAATCATATGATTATATTGGAAAATGGCTGAGTGCAGCTCCGAAAATGGTAAGAGATAACATCAAAACGGATTTTCCCGGTATGCCGGGTGGAGGTGGATCTGATCATGCTTCATTTGTTGCAGCCGGGATACCTGGATTTTCTTTAGGTTCATTGAATTGGGGATACTTTGGATACACATGGCATACTACAAAAGATACCTATGATAAAATTGTTTTCGATGAAGTGAAAAATAATGTTATTCTTACCGCTACATTAGCATATATGGCATCAGAAGATCCTGAGTTTACGAATAGGGAAAGAAGAGTAATGCCACAAGATGATAAAGGGGAAACCATAAAATGGCCTGAGGCAAAACAACCCAAAAGAAATTCTAAAGATTATAAGTAA